TCGTCGCCCGCTTTGAGACCGGAGGCGTCTCGGAACACGGTCGCGAAGTCGGTGGTGCTGCCCGAGACTGACCGCTCCAGCGTCGACCAGATGATGTAGGTCAGCAGGACTGCGACGACCGCGAACACACCGAACCCGATCAGCGGTTTGCGAATGCTCTCGGTGTTCTTGGCGCTCACCGTTCTCCTCCCTGCTCCGGCGTCGCCGACACCAGCGGACCAACCATGAGGGTCTCGGCCGCGGACGGCTTACGGCCCAGCGCCTTGCTCAGCGTCTTCTGGTCCTGCTTCGTGGTGACGCCGCGTACGTTCTTCGACGCCTTGCGCTTCATCGAGTTCGGGTACACCGACAACGGACCGGACATCGTCGGCCCTGTTCCGGTGCCGGGTCCGACACAGCCGGGTCCACGCAACTGGCCGTATGGCCCGCCGTCGTAGACGGGGCAGTTCTGCCGTGTGTACATCTGGTAAGCGCTGAAGTTAACGCCGAGGTTGAGCTGAACGTGACCGTTCACACCCGTGAAGACACCGAGGACACGCGTCGCGAGTGTGTAGATCTCTCGGAGGCCCTCGGGCAGTGAGTTCGGTTCGTACATGAGCGCACCGAGCATCGTGTTCAGGTCGTGGACGAGGCGCTTGCCGCCGTCACCGTTCTTGGCGAACAGCGCCTGAGTCGAGTCGAGCGTCGACTGCGCGTTCGTCAGCAACGCCGTCAGCTCGTCCTGCTTCTCGACGATCGTCATCGCCGGCTTCACCGATTTGCCTAGTGTGTCGAGCAATTCGGGCGTCGACGCCGCGAGTGCGTTGATCGACCGGTTGAAATTGTCGAAGCCGGACGGGGCGCCCGCGGGGAACTGGGCGTTGATCGTCTTCCAGTAGGTGTCGAGGACGCCGACGAACGTGGAGAACGTCGCGCCGCCGCCGTCGAGCGAGTCGGCGATGGTGCCGAGAACCATGCCGAGATCCTCCGGCGGCACACTCTTGAGCAGTGTTCGGAGATCGTTCTGCGCGTCCTGCAGACGGATCGTCGGCTCGGACGTGTCGGCCGGAACGACGTCACCCGAACCGAGTCGATCGCTCGACGGGTTCTCAGGTTGGATCAGCTCGACCGAGTTCACGCCGAACAGGTTCGACGGCACCGTGCGCGCCGTGGTGTTCTTCGGGATGCCCGACGCCTGGCCGGGATCGAGCAGCATCGCCACGTCACGCCGTTGGTCACCGGCCGAGCCGACCACCGACACCGAGTCGACCTCGCCGACGATCATGCCGTTGTAACGGACGTCCGCACCGCTGATCAGGCCGTCGCCCACATCGGTGAGTTGTGCCGTGACTTCCGTGTTGTCGTCGAATTTGCCCTGGTAGCGCATCATCAACAGCGTCACGACGAGTGCCGCCACAGCCGCGAAGATCACGCCGCGCACGAAGTACGTCGACAGTGACGGGTCACGGCCTCCGGTATCGATTCTCATAGACGGTTACCCCGATATCCTGATTCCGGCGGACATGCCCCAGAAGACGAGCGTCATGATCAGATTCGCGAAGACGATCGTGATGATCGACAGTCGGATCGCGTGTCCGGCCGCGACACCGACGCCCTCGGGGCCACCCGACGCGAAGTAGCCGTAATAGCACTGGATGAAGGTGGTCAGCAGGACGAAGACGATCACCTTCACGAATGAGAACGCAACGTCGCGCGACATGATGAACGAGTTGAAGTAGTGCAGGTACGTGCCGGTGCCCTGCCCGCTCTGCACCTGGAACATCAGCTGGCAGGCGATGTAGTTGGCGGCGAGCGAGATCGCGTACAGCGGGATGATCGACAGGACTGCTGCCGCCATTCGGGTGGTCACCAGGTACGGGAGAGGTCGGATCGCGATCGCCTCGAGGGCGTCGATCTCCTCGCTGATGCGCATGGAGCCGAGTTGTGCGGTGAAGCGGCACCCGGACTGCGCTGTGAACGCGGTCGCCGCCAACAGTGGCGCGATCTCGCGGGTTGTCGCGAAGGCCGACAGTCCGCCGGTCACCGGTGACATGCCGAGCAGGTTGAGTGCCGTGTAGCCCTCGATGCCGACCGTCGCACCGCCCATGACGCCGAGGATCACCATGACGCCGACGGTGCCGCCGCCGACGACGATCGCGCCGTTGCCCCATGCGACGTCAGCTAGCAGGCGCCACACTTCCTTCTTGTAGTGCCGGAAGGTGACGGGGGCGAGGCCGATCGACTTCACCAGGAACGTGATGAGGTGACCCATCGCGACGAGCGCGTCGCGCGGGGCTTCGAGCCCCTTGCGGCCCCATTCGAGCGGCTTGAGCAGTGGCGGCGTATACCGAGACGCTGTCATGTCACACCACCTTGGCCGGGACGACGAGGGCGAACAGCTGCGTCATCACCACATTGACGGTGAAAAGCAACAGCACGGAGTTCACAACGGCCGCGTTCACCGAGTTGGCGACACCGGCGGGGCCGCCGGTGGTGTTCAGACCTCGGTCACATGCGACCACGGCGACGATCGCACCGAATATCACGGCCTTCACCAGCGCGAATATCAAGTCCGATGTACTCGCGAACGACGCGAACGTACCCGTGTAGCTGCCAGGCGTTCCGCCCTGTGCGTACACGTTGAAGACGTAGCCGGTGATGAAGCCGACGAAGCAGACGAAGCCGCAGAGCAGGAACGCGACGACCATAGTCGCGAGGAGGCGAGGCGAGATGAGGCGCTGGATCGGGTTGACGCCCATCACCTTCATCGCGTCGATCTCTTCGCGGATGGTGCGGGAGCCGAGATCGGCGGCGATGGCCGACCCGACTGCTCCGGCGAGCAGCAGAGACGTGACCAGCGGCGCGCCCTGGCGGATCACGCCGAGGCCGGTGGCAGCGCCGGAGAACGACGTCGCACCGATCTGCCCGGCGATGTTGGAGACCTGGATCGAGACGATCACGCCGATTGGAATGGCGACCAGCAGCGTCGGGAACACCGACGTGGACGCCATGAACGCGCACTGGCGAATGAATTCCTTGAATGGGAACCGGCGCTTCGCGATGTCCGTCGCCAATACCCCGAAGACTTCGATGAACATCGCGAGCTGTCGCCCGAATGTCTCGAACGACTTGGTGACGTGATCGTGGAACCAGGTTCCGACGCCGCTGCGAGACCAGCGTTCGCCGATGCCGGTGCGCCGGGTGTCGACCGTCTGTGTGCTCACTCCCCTGCCTTCACATCGTCGATGTCATGGCGAAGCGACGCGGTGATTCCGCCTGGCCCCCACGATCTGTGGCTCGAAGCATACACAGAACGACACGTTTCCGGTGCCACGGGTCACAGATAATCACCTACTGTGATCCAGCACTGACGCATCAGCAGTAGTCAACGGGCATATTCGGGCATTTGGCACGACGGCGTGCCACATAGTACCGGCCGCGTGGCGAAACGCGGTCCCTCGGCTACGTCAGGTAGCGGTAGGCGGGAGTTCCCGGTTCGAGGCGCTCGACGTCGAGGCGCGAATGCGCCATTCGACGTTCCAGCCCCTCGAGACCCGACGGGTCGCCGAGCTCGATGCCGACGAGCGCCGCACCGGTGTCTCGGTTGTTCCGCTTCACGTACTCGAACAGAGTGATGTCGTCGTCCGGCCCGAGCACGTCGTCGAGGAATCGCCGCAACGCTCCCGGCTCCTGCGGGAAGTTCACCAGGAAGTAATGCTTGAGCCCACGATGCACGAGGGAACGCTCGATGATCTCCCCGTAACGGGAGACATCGTTATTGCCCCCGGACACCAGGGACACCACACGCGTCCCCGGCGCGATCTGAAGGTCGGCCAGTGCTGCCGTGGCGAGCGCACCCGCAGGCTCCGCGATGATTCCCTCGTTCTGATACAGCTCGAGCATCGTCGAGCAGATCGCCCCCTCGTCGACGTGAGTGAGCGTCACACTGCCCGGTGCGAGGTCGACCTCGTCGGCTTCGATCACCGGCACCGCTGGCGCATCGGTGATCGCGGCGAGGACCGGATGCGCGACGACTCGAGCACCGGCGGCCGACATGACCGCGTGGCCGAGGGCGCCGATCCGCTTGACCGAGGCGCCGTCGACGAACGGATCAATCGTGTCGAGGGTATACGGCGAGCCGTTGACCAGCGCCGCGGCGAGCGACACCGCGCCCGCGGGCTCCACGCCGACGATCGCCACCGCAGGGTGAACGGATCGAAGGTAGGTGACGATGCCGGCCATGCATCCCGCTCCGCCGACCGGGAGGACAACCACGTCGGGCGGCCCGTCGAGCTGATCGAGGATCTCCCGACCGATCGTGCCCTGGCCCGACGCCGTGCGTGCGTCGTCGAACGCGTGAATCCAGGTGGCGCCGGTCCGCATCACATCCGACTGCGCGGCCGACGCGGCGGCGTCGTAGGTCTCCCCCACCGGGATCAACTCGACAAAACCGTTGCCGTGCCAGACGATCCGGTCGCGCTTCTGCTTCGGCGTGGTGGTCGGCACGTAGATCCGGCCGTGAACCTTCATCGTGGCGCACGCGAACGCGACACCCTGTGCATGATTGCCGGCACTCGCCGCGACGACACCCGCCGCCAGTTCAGCCTCTGACAGCTGCGCCATCACGTTGTACGCGCCGCGGATCTTGTAGGACCGCACGGTCTGCAGGTCCTCGCGCTTGAGGTGGATCTGCGCACCGTAGTCACGCGAGAGTCGCGGGCACGTGTCGAGAGGCGTGTTCGAGACGACACCCTCCAGTCGCGCGGCGGCAGCATCAATGCTGCTCGGCGTCAGACCTGGGACGGGCGGCTCGGAACTATCGACTGCTGTCGGCGGCGTACTCACGCCGTCCATCGTCCCACCGTCGGCCGTACCAGGCGTAGCCGCCCCACCACGCTGTGACCGCCGCCGCTGCGGTCATCCAGGCGGCACCGACCATCGTCCCACCGAACACCATCACCGACGTGCCGGCGAGCACTCCGCACAGCACCGCGAGCAGTTTGTTCAGCGGCCACCTGACACCTGCCACGTCGACCGTCGGCATCAGGCGCGTCGCCTCACGAATCAGGGTGGTCATACACCGATGATAGCTCATCCTGATCAAGAGTTTCGGGTGCCCGAAACATGATGTGTCGCACACCCAGCAGACGGAGAGTCAGGTGAGGCAACTGGGGCCGAGGAGCGCCTTCAAGTCGCCCATCAGCGCCGACGTCGGATTCACGCGAAGCGCGTCGGTGAGCCGGAGTTGAGTCTGCTTGCGGTCACTGACGAGCGTCACGTGGACGTCGGACGTACCAGGGTGACGGACCAGAACTTGTTTGAGGGCGCCGATCCGATCAGGTGTGCATCGATTCGCGGCGAGAGTCAGCATCAGTGGCTTCGACGTGCCGACAGCGGTGAGGTCCGGAACGGCGAGATCGTTGGCGCTGATCATCAACGAGTCGTCACGTTTGTTGACGCGTGCCCGGACGAGGACGATGTTGTCCTGTACCAAGTCCATGCCGTACGCCGTGAATGCCCTCGGGAAGAAGTAGACCTCGGCGCCACCGACCATGTCTTCGATGGTGACAGCGGCCCACGGTTCGCCCTTCTTGTTCACTCGACGCGTGACCGACGAGATGATGCCGCCGATAGTGATCTGCGCGCCGTCGGAGATGTTGCCTTCCAGCAGCGAGGTGATCGACGTGTCGGTCTGCGCGGAGATCGCGTGTTCGACTCCGGCGAGCGG
This genomic window from Gordonia sp. PDNC005 contains:
- a CDS encoding MCE family protein, translating into MRIDTGGRDPSLSTYFVRGVIFAAVAALVVTLLMMRYQGKFDDNTEVTAQLTDVGDGLISGADVRYNGMIVGEVDSVSVVGSAGDQRRDVAMLLDPGQASGIPKNTTARTVPSNLFGVNSVELIQPENPSSDRLGSGDVVPADTSEPTIRLQDAQNDLRTLLKSVPPEDLGMVLGTIADSLDGGGATFSTFVGVLDTYWKTINAQFPAGAPSGFDNFNRSINALAASTPELLDTLGKSVKPAMTIVEKQDELTALLTNAQSTLDSTQALFAKNGDGGKRLVHDLNTMLGALMYEPNSLPEGLREIYTLATRVLGVFTGVNGHVQLNLGVNFSAYQMYTRQNCPVYDGGPYGQLRGPGCVGPGTGTGPTMSGPLSVYPNSMKRKASKNVRGVTTKQDQKTLSKALGRKPSAAETLMVGPLVSATPEQGGER
- a CDS encoding ABC transporter permease; translated protein: MGERWSRSGVGTWFHDHVTKSFETFGRQLAMFIEVFGVLATDIAKRRFPFKEFIRQCAFMASTSVFPTLLVAIPIGVIVSIQVSNIAGQIGATSFSGAATGLGVIRQGAPLVTSLLLAGAVGSAIAADLGSRTIREEIDAMKVMGVNPIQRLISPRLLATMVVAFLLCGFVCFVGFITGYVFNVYAQGGTPGSYTGTFASFASTSDLIFALVKAVIFGAIVAVVACDRGLNTTGGPAGVANSVNAAVVNSVLLLFTVNVVMTQLFALVVPAKVV
- the ilvA gene encoding threonine ammonia-lyase IlvA — translated: MDGVSTPPTAVDSSEPPVPGLTPSSIDAAAARLEGVVSNTPLDTCPRLSRDYGAQIHLKREDLQTVRSYKIRGAYNVMAQLSEAELAAGVVAASAGNHAQGVAFACATMKVHGRIYVPTTTPKQKRDRIVWHGNGFVELIPVGETYDAAASAAQSDVMRTGATWIHAFDDARTASGQGTIGREILDQLDGPPDVVVLPVGGAGCMAGIVTYLRSVHPAVAIVGVEPAGAVSLAAALVNGSPYTLDTIDPFVDGASVKRIGALGHAVMSAAGARVVAHPVLAAITDAPAVPVIEADEVDLAPGSVTLTHVDEGAICSTMLELYQNEGIIAEPAGALATAALADLQIAPGTRVVSLVSGGNNDVSRYGEIIERSLVHRGLKHYFLVNFPQEPGALRRFLDDVLGPDDDITLFEYVKRNNRDTGAALVGIELGDPSGLEGLERRMAHSRLDVERLEPGTPAYRYLT
- a CDS encoding ABC transporter permease — its product is MTASRYTPPLLKPLEWGRKGLEAPRDALVAMGHLITFLVKSIGLAPVTFRHYKKEVWRLLADVAWGNGAIVVGGGTVGVMVILGVMGGATVGIEGYTALNLLGMSPVTGGLSAFATTREIAPLLAATAFTAQSGCRFTAQLGSMRISEEIDALEAIAIRPLPYLVTTRMAAAVLSIIPLYAISLAANYIACQLMFQVQSGQGTGTYLHYFNSFIMSRDVAFSFVKVIVFVLLTTFIQCYYGYFASGGPEGVGVAAGHAIRLSIITIVFANLIMTLVFWGMSAGIRISG